One genomic region from Sphingobacterium sp. UGAL515B_05 encodes:
- the aspS gene encoding aspartate--tRNA ligase, translated as MHRTHTCGELTLADLGKTVTLSGWVQKSRDLGGMTFIDVRDRYGITQLTFNADDDASLRASARELGREYVIKVTGEVIERSNKNAKISTGDIEIKVSNLEILNAAKLPPFTIEDETDGGDDIRMKFRYLDLRRNPVRENLILRHKTSQEVRRYLDSQNFLEVETPYLIKSTPEGARDFVVPSRMNPGEFYALPQSPQTFKQLLMVSGFDRYFQIVKCFRDEDLRADRQPEFTQIDCEMSFVEQEDVLNIFEGLAKHIFKTIKGIDLGTVPRMTYADAMRLYGSDKPDIRFGMQFVELNEVAKGKGFPVFDAAELVVGINAENCAHYTRKQLDALTDFIKRPQIGATGLVYARVNEDGSVKSSVDKFFTPEQLLAIAEAFHAKPGDLLLIMAGGTDKVRKQLNELRLEVASQLGFRNKETFAPLWVVDFPLLEWDEESGRFHAMHHPFTSPKPEDIPLLDTNPGEVRANAYDFVLNGVEVGGGSIRIHDRELQSLMFKHLGFSPEEAKKQFGFLMEAFTFGAPPHGGLAFGFDRLVSLLAGLDSIRDVIAFPKNNSGRDVMIDAPSTIHQEQLDELSLNIAIKA; from the coding sequence ATGCACAGAACACACACTTGTGGAGAATTAACACTAGCTGACTTAGGGAAAACGGTTACCCTAAGTGGATGGGTTCAAAAATCGCGCGATTTGGGCGGTATGACTTTCATCGATGTTAGAGACCGATATGGTATCACACAATTAACGTTCAATGCAGATGATGATGCTTCCTTGCGCGCAAGTGCCCGTGAACTCGGAAGAGAATATGTCATCAAGGTAACCGGAGAAGTTATCGAACGCTCTAATAAAAATGCTAAAATCTCCACTGGAGACATTGAAATCAAGGTTTCAAATCTTGAAATATTAAATGCCGCTAAATTACCACCTTTTACAATAGAAGATGAAACAGATGGTGGTGATGACATCAGAATGAAGTTCAGATACCTGGATTTGCGTCGTAACCCCGTACGTGAAAACCTTATTTTACGCCATAAGACCTCACAAGAGGTACGCCGTTATCTTGACTCTCAAAACTTCCTGGAAGTAGAAACCCCCTATCTGATTAAATCAACTCCAGAAGGAGCACGCGACTTTGTCGTACCTTCCCGTATGAATCCTGGAGAATTTTATGCGTTACCACAATCCCCACAAACCTTCAAACAATTATTGATGGTTTCAGGATTTGATCGCTATTTTCAAATTGTAAAATGTTTTCGTGATGAAGATCTGCGTGCAGACCGTCAACCAGAGTTCACGCAAATAGACTGTGAAATGTCTTTTGTAGAACAGGAAGATGTGTTAAATATCTTTGAAGGACTTGCAAAACATATCTTCAAAACAATCAAAGGTATCGACTTAGGTACTGTTCCGCGTATGACTTACGCAGATGCAATGCGCCTTTACGGATCAGACAAACCAGATATCCGTTTCGGAATGCAGTTTGTTGAACTAAACGAGGTTGCCAAAGGAAAAGGTTTCCCTGTATTTGATGCAGCAGAGTTAGTGGTTGGTATCAATGCGGAAAATTGTGCACATTATACCAGAAAACAACTGGATGCATTGACCGATTTTATCAAACGTCCACAGATTGGTGCAACGGGCTTGGTATATGCGCGCGTGAATGAAGACGGTTCAGTGAAGTCGTCCGTTGATAAATTTTTCACGCCAGAACAACTGTTGGCCATAGCAGAAGCGTTCCACGCGAAACCTGGCGACTTATTGTTAATTATGGCTGGTGGAACAGACAAAGTTCGCAAACAACTCAATGAATTACGCCTTGAAGTTGCGTCTCAACTTGGTTTCCGCAACAAAGAAACCTTTGCTCCACTATGGGTCGTTGATTTCCCACTATTGGAATGGGACGAAGAAAGTGGCCGTTTCCATGCAATGCACCACCCATTCACTTCACCAAAACCGGAAGATATTCCACTTTTAGATACCAATCCCGGAGAAGTAAGGGCAAATGCCTATGACTTTGTTTTAAACGGTGTAGAAGTAGGTGGTGGATCAATCCGTATCCATGACAGAGAGCTTCAATCACTCATGTTCAAACATTTAGGATTCAGTCCCGAAGAAGCAAAAAAACAATTTGGATTCCTGATGGAGGCCTTTACCTTCGGAGCTCCCCCACATGGCGGATTGGCTTTTGGTTTTGACCGACTCGTATCCTTACTGGCAGGTTTAGATTCTATCCGCGACGTCATTGCCTTCCCAAAAAACAACTCGGGAAGAGATGTTATGATTGATGCACCGTCAACCATTCACCAGGAGCAACTGGACGAGCTAAGCTTAAATATTGCGATAAAAGCATAA
- a CDS encoding LutB/LldF family L-lactate oxidation iron-sulfur protein, which produces MAESTANTFIKESAQKAFDTKHRDIINYNIDKYSTAFEKGKSKFADLENSKIKANLIKWKVMENLDRYLLQFEANFTARGGKVIWANDATEALDEIYSIIARKKAKSVVKSKSMATEEIELNHFLASKNIEAIETDLGEYIIQLLDQKPYHFVTPAMHLSLDDIAKLFHEKFDTPLDASAEQLTMKARELLRDRYLSAEIGITGANFLIAETGSIAITENEGNARLTSTFPKTHIAVVGIEKIIPNVQDLEVFWPLLSTHGTGQNLTVYNTLLTGPKQPYESDGPEEMYVVLLDNGRSKLLAQKEQRQGLYCIRCGACLNVCPIYQNIGGHTYETTYQGPIGSLISPHLNGMKEFKHLSYASTLCGKCTEVCPVGIDIQRMLLVNRKDSVDQGLATKTEQKVWQWFTYGIMRRKLIDFFGGKFKNFFLKKLFHKTWGDQRELPKLADKSFSKQWKEHQKNKE; this is translated from the coding sequence ATGGCAGAGAGTACCGCTAATACGTTTATTAAGGAAAGTGCGCAAAAAGCATTTGACACCAAACACCGCGATATTATCAATTACAATATCGACAAATACAGCACGGCTTTCGAAAAAGGCAAGAGCAAATTTGCGGACCTTGAAAATAGCAAGATAAAAGCGAACCTGATCAAATGGAAAGTCATGGAAAATCTCGATCGCTATTTGTTGCAATTTGAAGCAAACTTCACGGCTCGAGGCGGAAAAGTAATCTGGGCGAATGATGCTACGGAAGCCTTGGACGAAATCTATTCGATCATTGCGCGTAAAAAAGCAAAATCTGTCGTAAAGTCAAAATCAATGGCGACAGAAGAAATCGAGCTTAATCATTTTCTGGCCTCCAAAAATATTGAAGCCATAGAAACTGATCTTGGCGAGTATATCATTCAGCTGCTGGATCAAAAACCTTATCATTTTGTTACGCCGGCCATGCATTTGAGCCTGGACGATATTGCCAAGCTTTTTCACGAGAAATTTGACACACCGCTAGATGCATCTGCGGAGCAACTGACAATGAAGGCCCGTGAATTACTTCGAGATCGCTACCTATCGGCAGAAATTGGGATTACCGGAGCCAATTTCTTAATTGCCGAAACCGGAAGTATAGCAATTACTGAAAATGAAGGAAACGCCCGATTGACATCGACCTTCCCCAAAACACATATTGCCGTCGTTGGAATAGAAAAAATCATTCCCAATGTACAAGATTTAGAAGTCTTTTGGCCACTCCTATCCACACATGGCACGGGCCAAAATCTAACGGTATACAATACACTACTCACTGGGCCGAAACAGCCTTATGAATCAGATGGTCCAGAAGAAATGTATGTCGTACTGCTTGACAATGGCCGCAGCAAGCTCTTAGCGCAAAAAGAACAACGTCAGGGTTTGTACTGCATCCGTTGTGGCGCCTGTCTGAATGTATGTCCAATCTATCAGAACATCGGTGGACATACCTATGAAACGACTTATCAGGGCCCAATTGGATCACTCATATCGCCACATTTGAATGGCATGAAGGAATTTAAACACCTAAGCTACGCTTCCACACTCTGTGGAAAATGTACTGAGGTCTGCCCCGTTGGTATTGACATACAGCGCATGCTTCTCGTCAACAGAAAAGATTCAGTCGATCAGGGTCTGGCAACAAAAACGGAACAGAAAGTATGGCAGTGGTTCACCTATGGGATAATGCGAAGAAAACTAATCGATTTTTTTGGTGGGAAATTCAAAAATTTCTTTCTCAAAAAACTCTTTCACAAAACCTGGGGAGATCAACGGGAGCTACCCAAATTGGCAGACAAATCTTTCTCTAAACAATGGAAAGAACATCAAAAAAATAAAGAATAA
- a CDS encoding acyltransferase family protein, with the protein MTTQNYYPGNYANLEVIWYFCNINVAFMTIAIFLVVQKLKIPESKWIKRLSSATFGIYLAHFILVQALTDIFLPIPHLPATLKIFSIAILGFSLSFLITKLMDSNSITRRFIK; encoded by the coding sequence TTGACGACCCAAAACTACTATCCAGGAAATTACGCCAATCTCGAGGTTATCTGGTATTTCTGTAATATCAACGTAGCGTTCATGACCATCGCTATTTTTCTTGTCGTTCAAAAGCTGAAGATACCCGAATCTAAATGGATAAAACGCCTTTCATCAGCCACGTTTGGTATTTACTTAGCGCATTTTATCCTTGTTCAAGCACTGACAGACATCTTCTTGCCTATTCCTCATCTTCCAGCCACATTGAAAATTTTCTCCATAGCGATTTTAGGTTTTAGCTTAAGTTTTCTGATCACCAAACTGATGGATAGTAATTCAATAACAAGAAGGTTTATCAAATAA